From a single Natronorubrum tibetense GA33 genomic region:
- a CDS encoding DUF7405 family protein — translation MTLPDRSALSRRDYLRALVAVGGASALAACTSESDEIDVPSGTDDPDSLPERQHAWNDALTRDDDGNVRPPEHHVLVALSLVDEPTDETRAKVESSLQDLEHAYEWSNEGLLFTLGYTPAYFDRFDESLPDEVDLPEPEAIVGKIDTDLPASETSEEKVDPVDPFDEFDAVLHLASDHSQVVLEAEEGLFGEGEEFNGREIETDLTGVFERVDDRRRTGFVGAGLPADHTDLSGVPDSVPEDAPFFMGFRSGFAESQATEDRVTIEDGPFAGATTQHVESMTIQLRTWLEQDSHYQRVAKMFSPEHADEDLTGDIGEALGASNGLTDERIEGTESDARGGVVGHAQKAARAREDGNPLLLRRDFNTVDGDTPGLHFLSLQAGIDEFVRVREAMEGDDLDAPNANNGIRSYIFPNQRGNYLIPPRSLRALPPPAPDGA, via the coding sequence GTGACACTTCCCGATCGGTCCGCGCTGTCCCGTCGGGACTACCTCCGGGCGTTGGTCGCCGTCGGCGGCGCGAGCGCGCTCGCCGCCTGTACCTCCGAGAGCGACGAGATCGACGTCCCATCGGGCACGGACGACCCGGACTCGCTTCCCGAGCGACAGCACGCCTGGAACGACGCCCTCACGCGGGACGACGACGGCAACGTCCGACCGCCGGAACACCACGTCCTGGTCGCGCTCTCGCTCGTCGACGAGCCGACCGACGAGACTCGAGCGAAGGTCGAATCTTCCTTGCAGGACCTCGAGCACGCCTACGAGTGGAGCAACGAGGGGCTGCTCTTCACGCTCGGCTACACGCCGGCGTACTTCGACCGGTTCGACGAGTCGCTGCCCGACGAGGTCGACCTCCCGGAGCCGGAGGCGATTGTGGGGAAGATCGACACTGATCTCCCGGCGTCGGAAACGAGCGAGGAGAAGGTCGATCCGGTCGACCCGTTCGACGAGTTCGACGCCGTCCTCCACCTCGCGAGCGATCACTCGCAGGTCGTCCTCGAGGCCGAGGAGGGACTGTTCGGCGAGGGCGAGGAGTTCAACGGGCGCGAGATCGAGACCGATCTAACGGGCGTCTTCGAGCGCGTCGACGACCGCCGTCGAACCGGCTTCGTCGGCGCGGGACTCCCCGCGGACCACACTGATCTCTCGGGAGTTCCCGACTCCGTTCCGGAGGACGCCCCGTTTTTCATGGGCTTTCGGTCCGGCTTCGCCGAGAGCCAGGCCACCGAGGATCGGGTGACGATCGAGGACGGGCCGTTCGCGGGCGCGACGACCCAACACGTCGAGTCGATGACCATCCAGCTACGGACCTGGCTCGAGCAGGACAGCCACTACCAGCGGGTCGCGAAGATGTTCAGCCCGGAGCACGCAGACGAGGACCTGACCGGCGACATCGGCGAGGCGCTGGGAGCCTCGAACGGGCTGACCGACGAGCGAATCGAAGGGACCGAGTCAGACGCCCGCGGCGGGGTCGTCGGCCACGCCCAGAAGGCCGCTCGAGCGAGGGAAGACGGCAACCCGCTGTTGCTCCGACGCGATTTCAACACCGTCGACGGCGACACGCCGGGACTCCACTTTCTCTCGCTGCAGGCGGGCATCGACGAGTTCGTCCGCGTTCGCGAGGCGATGGAGGGCGACGATCTCGACGCACCGAACGCGAACAACGGCATTCGGAGTTACATCTTTCCGAATCAGCGCGGCAACTACTTGATCCCACCTCGATCGCTGCGAGCGCTTCCGCCGCCGGCGCCGGATGGAGCGTGA
- a CDS encoding 1,4-dihydroxy-2-naphthoyl-CoA synthase, which translates to MVSELFDAEQWEPVADLNDEFEDITYHRAVDSGTVRIAFDRPAVRNAFRPGTVDELYDALDHAKRQTDVGCILLTGNGPSPKDDGWAFCSGGDQTIRGEDGYQYEGDEERASEQGRLHILEVQRLIRHIPKVVVCVVPGWAVGGGHSLHVVCDLTLASAEHAKFLQTDPDVASYDAGFGSAYLAKQIGQKKAREVFFLGKTYSAEEAEEMGMVNEAVPHEELEETALEWGERINAKSPTAMRMLKYAFNMTDDGMVGQQVFAGEATRLGYMTDEGKEGRDAFVEGRDPEFDDYPWHY; encoded by the coding sequence ATGGTTTCGGAACTCTTCGACGCGGAACAGTGGGAACCGGTCGCGGACCTGAACGACGAGTTCGAGGACATCACCTACCATCGCGCGGTCGACTCCGGCACGGTTCGGATCGCCTTCGACCGACCCGCAGTTCGCAACGCGTTCCGGCCGGGGACGGTCGACGAACTGTACGACGCGCTCGATCACGCCAAGCGCCAGACCGACGTCGGCTGTATCCTGCTGACCGGAAACGGCCCGTCGCCGAAAGACGACGGCTGGGCCTTCTGTTCCGGCGGGGATCAGACGATCCGCGGGGAGGACGGATATCAGTACGAGGGAGACGAGGAGCGAGCCTCCGAACAGGGACGGCTACATATTCTCGAGGTGCAGCGACTCATTCGACACATTCCAAAGGTCGTCGTCTGTGTCGTTCCCGGCTGGGCCGTCGGCGGCGGCCACTCGCTGCACGTCGTCTGCGATCTCACGCTCGCGAGCGCGGAGCACGCGAAGTTCCTCCAGACCGATCCGGACGTTGCGAGCTACGACGCCGGCTTCGGCTCGGCCTACCTCGCCAAGCAGATTGGCCAGAAGAAGGCTCGAGAAGTGTTTTTCCTCGGAAAGACGTACAGCGCCGAGGAGGCCGAAGAGATGGGGATGGTCAACGAGGCGGTTCCGCACGAGGAACTCGAGGAGACAGCTCTCGAGTGGGGCGAACGCATCAACGCGAAGAGTCCGACGGCGATGCGGATGCTCAAGTACGCGTTCAACATGACCGACGACGGGATGGTTGGCCAGCAGGTGTTCGCCGGCGAGGCGACGCGACTGGGCTACATGACCGACGAGGGGAAGGAGGGCCGGGACGCGTTCGTCGAGGGCCGAGATCCCGAGTTCGACGACTATCCGTGGCACTACTGA
- a CDS encoding amphi-Trp domain-containing protein encodes MTADHPDTDDRTTIRAGRNFEREYRLDASDAGEFLIAIGEQLRDGEDLTIGDDEWVLPFAFGDPVALEIDFDGMDEPKLEIELELPGRTDETGPRVE; translated from the coding sequence ATGACAGCCGACCACCCCGACACCGACGACCGAACGACGATCCGCGCCGGACGTAACTTCGAACGGGAGTATCGTCTCGACGCGAGCGACGCCGGCGAGTTCCTCATCGCGATCGGCGAACAGCTTCGCGACGGAGAGGACCTCACGATCGGCGACGACGAGTGGGTGCTCCCGTTCGCGTTCGGCGACCCGGTCGCACTCGAGATCGATTTCGACGGGATGGACGAGCCGAAACTCGAGATCGAACTCGAGCTTCCCGGTCGGACCGACGAGACGGGACCGCGAGTCGAGTAA
- a CDS encoding DUF7350 domain-containing protein, whose translation MHERDIDRRTFVRSTGATAGALALAGCAGFGGDDSGEDGGDDSDAGDDPDDELPAPAFPEVEDPPDAVYLPTHRESMRVLEPVSAGDYTLAPMLSYPHPFWLVTGSGGEDDVQRVDPEQSGGVHLMFAVWDDETGIVLPVDTGAEITVSLDGEQVGSPQSAWPMISQEMGFHFGDNVPLEEEGTYVIDVEIPPLSVRTTGDLEGRFTESASATFEFEYDREFMLEVTDGVEYLDESEWGEPGALEPMAHGEHADDEHGDGDDHGDEHDQGDDDHDEHDDHDDHDHHAEIPYSALPAAAAYPGTHLEPVDGSGEPAEPEGGDHESDDLPRSSDAAFVTTLLESESRLADGDDYYLLVSPRTPYNRVPLADMSLHATVEREGETVTDDATLEQTIDGEYDLHYGTSLADVQPGDSVTITVDSPPQVARHQGYETAFLEMSPIELAVPEDG comes from the coding sequence ATGCACGAACGCGACATCGACCGACGGACGTTCGTTCGATCGACGGGAGCGACAGCCGGGGCGCTCGCGCTGGCGGGCTGTGCGGGGTTCGGCGGCGACGACTCCGGAGAAGACGGAGGCGACGATTCAGACGCCGGAGACGACCCCGACGACGAACTGCCGGCGCCGGCGTTCCCCGAGGTCGAGGACCCACCGGACGCGGTCTACCTCCCGACGCACAGGGAATCGATGCGGGTACTCGAGCCGGTCTCGGCCGGCGACTACACGCTCGCGCCGATGCTGTCCTACCCGCACCCATTCTGGCTCGTGACCGGCAGCGGCGGCGAGGACGACGTTCAGCGCGTCGACCCCGAGCAAAGCGGCGGCGTCCACCTGATGTTCGCCGTCTGGGACGACGAGACGGGCATCGTCCTCCCCGTCGACACCGGTGCCGAGATCACGGTCTCGTTGGACGGCGAGCAGGTCGGCTCGCCACAATCCGCGTGGCCGATGATCTCACAGGAGATGGGCTTTCACTTCGGCGATAACGTCCCGCTCGAGGAGGAAGGAACCTACGTCATCGACGTCGAGATACCGCCGCTCTCGGTCCGAACGACCGGCGACCTCGAGGGTCGATTCACTGAGTCGGCGAGCGCGACGTTCGAGTTCGAGTACGACCGGGAGTTCATGCTCGAGGTAACAGACGGCGTCGAGTACCTCGACGAGTCGGAGTGGGGCGAACCCGGCGCGCTCGAGCCGATGGCACACGGAGAGCACGCGGACGACGAGCACGGTGATGGAGACGACCACGGCGACGAGCACGATCAGGGTGACGACGACCACGACGAACACGACGACCACGACGACCACGACCACCACGCCGAGATACCCTACTCTGCACTTCCGGCGGCGGCAGCGTATCCGGGGACCCACCTCGAGCCGGTCGACGGCTCCGGTGAACCCGCCGAGCCCGAGGGCGGAGATCACGAGTCGGACGACCTCCCGCGAAGCAGCGACGCGGCGTTCGTCACGACGCTCCTCGAGTCCGAATCCCGCCTGGCCGATGGCGACGACTACTACCTGCTCGTCTCGCCGCGAACGCCGTACAACCGCGTCCCGCTCGCGGATATGTCGCTGCATGCGACGGTCGAGCGCGAGGGCGAGACGGTCACGGACGACGCGACGCTCGAGCAGACCATCGACGGCGAGTACGACCTGCACTACGGAACGTCGCTCGCCGACGTCCAGCCGGGCGATTCGGTCACGATCACAGTCGACTCGCCGCCGCAGGTGGCTCGCCATCAGGGCTACGAGACGGCGTTTCTCGAGATGTCGCCGATCGAACTGGCGGTGCCGGAGGACGGATGA